Proteins encoded within one genomic window of Halomonas sp. YLGW01:
- the mmsB gene encoding 3-hydroxyisobutyrate dehydrogenase, producing the protein MRSHTMRIAFIGLGNMGAPMATNLVKAGHDVCVFDLSDQAMKTLEDAGASRAASAEAATREAEVVVSMLPAGAHVKGLYLGNDDTPGLLATLTGGPLIIDASTIAPDDARTVGAAAAERGLAFVDAPVSGGVGGAVAGTLSFIVGGSDEGFERAKPILEAMGKNIFHAGETGAGQVAKICNNMLLGILMSGTAEALALGVENGLDPAVLSEIMKQSSGGNWALNGYNPWPGVMEKAPASNDYKGGFLTDLMAKDLGLAWELALGSKSTVPMGSQARNLFALHSAQGNGGLDFSSIQRLYRRDEE; encoded by the coding sequence ATAAGGAGCCACACCATGCGTATTGCCTTCATTGGCCTAGGGAACATGGGGGCGCCCATGGCCACCAATCTCGTCAAGGCCGGCCATGACGTCTGCGTCTTCGACCTCTCGGATCAGGCCATGAAAACCCTCGAGGACGCCGGTGCCAGCCGCGCCGCTAGCGCCGAGGCGGCGACCCGGGAGGCGGAGGTCGTGGTCTCGATGCTGCCGGCAGGCGCCCATGTGAAGGGCCTCTACCTGGGCAACGACGACACCCCGGGGCTGCTGGCGACCCTCACCGGCGGCCCGCTGATCATCGATGCCTCGACCATCGCCCCGGATGATGCCCGCACCGTCGGCGCCGCCGCCGCCGAGCGGGGGCTGGCCTTCGTCGACGCGCCCGTGTCGGGCGGGGTGGGTGGCGCGGTTGCCGGCACCCTGTCCTTCATCGTCGGGGGCAGCGACGAAGGGTTCGAGCGCGCCAAGCCGATTCTCGAGGCCATGGGCAAGAACATCTTCCATGCCGGCGAGACCGGGGCGGGGCAGGTGGCCAAGATCTGCAACAACATGCTGCTCGGTATCCTCATGAGCGGCACCGCGGAGGCCCTGGCGCTGGGCGTCGAGAATGGCCTCGACCCGGCGGTACTCTCGGAGATCATGAAGCAGAGCAGCGGCGGCAACTGGGCACTCAATGGCTACAACCCTTGGCCGGGCGTAATGGAAAAGGCGCCGGCCTCGAACGACTATAAAGGCGGCTTCCTCACCGATCTGATGGCCAAGGATCTGGGGCTCGCCTGGGAGCTGGCGCTGGGCTCAAAGTCGACGGTGCCGATGGGCTCCCAGGCGCGCAACCTCTTCGCCCTGCATTCGGCCCAGGGTAACGGCGGGCTCGATTTCTCGAGCATCCAGCGCCTCTATCGCCGAGACGAGGAGTGA
- a CDS encoding MATE family efflux transporter codes for MTSTPSSESSARRGSMLDAPIARTLVQKTLPVIGGMLAMMTFNLVDAWYIARLGTVPLAAVSFTFPVVFAVISLAIGLGIGTSAVVGRLLGRGDHDLVSRRATDAVLLSLLVGALVTLAGLPSIEALFSLLGADATLMPYLQAYMGVWYWGAALVIAPRIITSVLRAHGNTLAAGLSMAVAALLNLVLDPLLIFGAGPVPAMGVAGAALATVLSWGLMTLGLIVQPRLRGLIALRGLTLGALADSWRVLGRIALPAAVTSLFTPVAMALVTRIVADHGHAAVAAFGVGSRLDAIAQIVVLALSMTLSPLVSQNLGAGQLDRVRRAIGGCLAFVLVWQLLIWAGLQGLAPWLTARYAEGPEVGEVLRAFIWLVPLGLGAQGVVILSVSSLNALHRPRDAMALSVVRLFVLFVPLAWLGSQLAGPSGIFAGMLTANLIMAGIAWWRLRAVLVRQRPSPQQSPRS; via the coding sequence ATGACGTCGACACCTTCTTCCGAGTCGTCCGCCCGGCGCGGCTCAATGCTCGATGCCCCCATCGCCCGCACTCTGGTGCAAAAGACCCTGCCGGTCATCGGCGGGATGTTGGCGATGATGACCTTCAATCTGGTCGATGCCTGGTACATCGCGAGGCTCGGCACCGTGCCGCTGGCGGCGGTGTCCTTTACCTTCCCGGTGGTCTTCGCGGTGATCAGCCTGGCGATCGGGCTCGGCATCGGCACCTCGGCGGTGGTGGGGCGTTTGCTCGGCCGGGGCGATCACGACCTGGTGTCGCGACGAGCCACGGATGCGGTGCTGCTGTCGCTGCTGGTCGGCGCTCTGGTCACCCTTGCCGGCTTGCCGAGCATCGAGGCGCTGTTCTCGCTGCTCGGTGCCGACGCCACCCTGATGCCCTATCTCCAGGCGTACATGGGCGTGTGGTACTGGGGAGCCGCCCTGGTGATCGCGCCACGCATCATCACCAGCGTGCTGCGGGCTCACGGCAACACCCTGGCGGCGGGGCTGTCGATGGCCGTGGCGGCGCTTTTGAACCTGGTGCTCGACCCGCTGCTGATCTTCGGTGCCGGGCCGGTGCCGGCGATGGGCGTGGCCGGTGCGGCCCTGGCCACGGTGCTCAGCTGGGGACTCATGACCCTTGGATTGATCGTCCAGCCACGGCTGCGCGGCCTGATTGCCCTGCGGGGCCTCACCCTGGGGGCGCTGGCGGACTCCTGGCGGGTGCTTGGTCGCATCGCGCTGCCGGCGGCGGTGACCAGCCTGTTCACCCCGGTGGCCATGGCACTGGTGACGCGCATCGTCGCCGACCATGGCCACGCCGCGGTGGCGGCGTTCGGGGTCGGCTCGCGGCTGGACGCCATCGCCCAGATCGTGGTGCTGGCGCTGTCGATGACGCTGTCGCCGCTGGTCAGCCAGAACCTGGGCGCCGGTCAGCTCGATCGGGTGCGCCGGGCCATCGGCGGCTGCCTGGCCTTCGTGCTGGTCTGGCAGCTTTTGATTTGGGCGGGCCTGCAGGGCCTGGCCCCCTGGCTGACCGCCCGCTATGCCGAAGGCCCCGAGGTGGGCGAGGTGCTGCGCGCCTTCATCTGGCTGGTGCCGTTGGGGCTTGGCGCCCAGGGGGTGGTGATCCTCTCGGTGTCCTCGCTCAATGCCCTGCATCGGCCTCGGGATGCCATGGCGCTATCCGTGGTGCGTCTCTTCGTGCTGTTCGTGCCGCTGGCCTGGCTTGGCAGTCAGCTGGCCGGGCCGAGCGGCATCTTCGCCGGCATGCTGACTGCTAACCTGATCATGGCAGGCATTGCCTGGTGGCGGCTGCGGGCGGTGCTGGTGCGCCAGCGCCCGTCACCGCAACAGTCGCCGCGCTCCTAA
- a CDS encoding acyl-CoA dehydrogenase: MSQITPVTWDDPFRLIDQLDEDERMVQRTAHDYCQDKLLPRVLEANRHEHFDREILNEMGELGLLGATLEGYGGAGLNYVSYGLIAREVERVDSGYRSAMSVQSSLVMYPIHAFGSEAQRQKYLPKLASGEWVGCFGLTEPDHGSDPGGMSTRAVRTDGGWRLNGSKTWITNSPIADVFVVWAMDEEGILRGFILEKGMPGLTAPKIEGKFSLRASITGQIMLSDVEVGDEQRLPNVTGLKGPFSCLNRARYGIAWGTMGAAEACWHAARQYTLDRKQFGRPLAANQLIQKKLADMQTEIALGLQAALRVGRMIDDGQLVPEAISLIKRNNAGKALDIARVARDMHGGNGISDEYHVIRHVMNLEAVNTYEGTHDIHALILGRAQTGLQAFAAE, from the coding sequence ATGAGCCAGATTACCCCCGTCACCTGGGACGATCCCTTCCGCCTCATCGACCAGCTCGATGAGGACGAGCGCATGGTGCAGCGCACCGCCCATGACTACTGTCAGGACAAGCTGCTGCCCCGGGTGCTCGAGGCCAACCGTCACGAGCACTTCGATCGCGAGATCCTGAACGAGATGGGTGAGCTCGGCCTGCTCGGTGCGACCCTCGAGGGCTACGGCGGGGCCGGGCTCAACTACGTCAGCTATGGCCTGATCGCCCGGGAAGTGGAGCGGGTGGATTCCGGCTATCGCAGCGCGATGAGCGTGCAGTCGAGCCTGGTCATGTACCCGATCCATGCCTTCGGCAGCGAGGCGCAGCGCCAGAAATATCTGCCCAAGCTCGCCAGCGGCGAGTGGGTCGGCTGCTTCGGCCTCACCGAGCCGGATCACGGCTCCGACCCCGGCGGCATGAGCACCCGGGCGGTACGCACCGACGGCGGCTGGCGCCTCAACGGCAGCAAGACCTGGATCACCAATTCGCCGATTGCCGATGTCTTCGTGGTGTGGGCCATGGACGAGGAGGGCATCCTGCGCGGCTTCATCCTCGAGAAGGGCATGCCCGGCCTCACCGCGCCCAAGATCGAGGGCAAGTTCAGCCTGCGCGCCTCGATCACCGGCCAGATCATGCTGAGCGACGTCGAGGTCGGCGACGAGCAGCGCCTGCCCAACGTCACCGGCCTTAAGGGGCCCTTCTCGTGTCTCAACCGGGCCCGCTACGGGATCGCCTGGGGCACCATGGGCGCCGCCGAGGCCTGCTGGCATGCGGCGCGCCAGTACACCCTGGACCGCAAGCAGTTCGGCCGCCCGCTGGCCGCCAACCAGCTGATCCAGAAGAAGCTCGCCGACATGCAGACCGAGATCGCTCTCGGCTTACAGGCGGCCCTGAGGGTCGGGCGGATGATCGATGACGGTCAGCTGGTGCCGGAGGCGATCTCGCTGATCAAGCGCAATAACGCCGGCAAGGCGCTGGATATCGCCCGCGTGGCCCGGGACATGCACGGCGGCAACGGCATCAGCGACGAGTATCACGTCATTCGCCACGTGATGAACCTCGAGGCGGTCAACACCTACGAGGGCACCCACGACATTCACGCCCTGATCCTCGGCCGCGCCCAGACCGGCCTGCAGGCCTTCGCCGCCGAGTGA
- a CDS encoding CaiB/BaiF CoA-transferase family protein: MAGPLEGRVVLDMSRVLAGPWAGQLLADLGARVIKIEHPTRGDDTRAWGPPWLEDAAGGPLDAAYYLCANRGKQSLAVDIARPEGQALIRALAARADILIENFKVGGLARYGLDHASLKAENPGLIGCSITGFGQDGPYAGRPGYDFMIQAMGGLMSLTGEPDGMPMKTGVAITDVMTGLYAAVGILAALDERARTGRGRSIDVALLDVQLATLANQALNTLVGGQAPERHGNAHPNIVPYQAFACTDGHLVLTVGNDSQFARLASLLGHPEWATDPAFATNAARVAHREPLVEKIAACLAAHSRDDWLAAFDTHGIPAGPIHSVAEALENVQVRHRDLVRTLERDGQPVPQVANPLRFDGTTCTSEVAPPALGADSDAVLAEMGLSADDIARLRALGVVR; this comes from the coding sequence ATGGCGGGACCGCTCGAGGGGCGCGTGGTGCTGGACATGTCGCGGGTGCTGGCCGGCCCCTGGGCCGGGCAGCTTCTCGCCGACCTGGGGGCGAGGGTGATCAAGATAGAGCACCCGACGCGCGGCGACGACACCCGCGCCTGGGGGCCACCCTGGCTCGAGGACGCGGCCGGCGGCCCCCTCGATGCGGCCTATTATCTGTGCGCCAACCGCGGCAAGCAGTCGCTGGCCGTGGACATCGCACGGCCCGAGGGCCAGGCGCTGATCCGCGCTTTGGCAGCCCGGGCCGATATCCTGATCGAGAACTTCAAGGTCGGCGGGCTTGCCCGCTACGGCCTCGATCACGCGAGCCTCAAGGCCGAGAATCCGGGGCTGATCGGCTGTTCGATCACCGGCTTCGGCCAGGATGGCCCCTACGCCGGTCGCCCAGGCTACGACTTCATGATCCAGGCCATGGGCGGCCTGATGAGCCTCACCGGTGAGCCCGACGGCATGCCGATGAAGACCGGGGTGGCGATCACCGACGTGATGACCGGGCTCTATGCGGCGGTGGGTATCCTGGCGGCGCTGGACGAACGTGCCCGCACCGGGCGGGGCCGCTCCATCGACGTGGCTCTGCTCGACGTCCAGCTCGCTACTCTGGCCAATCAGGCCCTGAATACCCTGGTCGGCGGCCAGGCACCCGAGCGTCACGGCAACGCCCATCCCAACATCGTGCCCTATCAGGCCTTCGCCTGTACCGATGGCCACCTGGTGCTGACGGTGGGCAACGATAGCCAGTTCGCGCGACTAGCCTCGCTACTGGGGCACCCGGAATGGGCGACGGACCCGGCCTTCGCCACCAATGCCGCCCGGGTCGCCCATCGCGAGCCTTTGGTTGAGAAGATCGCGGCCTGCCTCGCCGCCCATTCCCGTGATGACTGGCTGGCCGCCTTCGACACTCATGGCATTCCGGCGGGGCCGATCCACAGCGTCGCCGAGGCCTTGGAGAATGTGCAGGTGCGCCATCGCGACCTGGTCAGAACCCTAGAGCGCGATGGCCAGCCGGTGCCCCAGGTAGCGAATCCGCTGCGCTTCGACGGGACCACCTGCACCAGCGAGGTGGCGCCGCCGGCGCTGGGGGCGGACAGCGATGCGGTGCTTGCCGAGATGGGCCTGTCCGCTGACGACATCGCCCGGCTGCGCGCGCTCGGCGTGGTGCGCTGA
- a CDS encoding pyruvate, water dikinase regulatory protein: MSRTAFFISDGTGITAETLGRSLLAQFESVEIRMITKPYIDDTDKAQALVDSINATAARDGEQPIIIDTIVDEDVRRIVSQASGFKVDIFSTFLKPLEEELSTHSTYTVGRTHSIGRDDVYMNRIDSVHFALDNDDGARLNQYDKADVILIGVSRCGKTPTSLYLALQFGIRAANYPLTEDDYDEDGSLKLPRALAPYRHKLFGLTIAPPRLAAIRSERRPNSRYCSMDQCMQEVAQAEGLYRQMHIPYIDTTRFSIEEISTRMIAEAGLHRRFSPR; the protein is encoded by the coding sequence ATGTCCCGCACCGCCTTTTTCATCTCCGACGGCACCGGCATCACCGCCGAGACTCTGGGCCGCAGCCTGCTGGCTCAGTTCGAGAGCGTCGAGATCCGCATGATCACCAAGCCCTACATCGATGACACCGACAAGGCACAGGCGCTGGTGGATAGCATCAACGCCACCGCGGCCAGGGACGGCGAACAGCCGATCATCATCGACACCATCGTCGACGAAGACGTGCGGCGCATCGTCTCCCAGGCCTCGGGCTTCAAGGTCGACATCTTCTCGACCTTCTTGAAGCCGCTGGAGGAAGAGCTCTCCACCCACTCCACCTACACCGTGGGGCGCACCCACTCGATCGGCCGCGACGATGTCTACATGAACCGCATCGACTCGGTGCACTTCGCCCTGGACAACGACGACGGCGCGCGGCTCAACCAGTACGACAAGGCCGATGTCATCCTGATCGGTGTCTCGCGTTGCGGCAAGACGCCCACCTCGCTGTACCTGGCGCTGCAGTTCGGCATCCGTGCCGCCAACTACCCGCTGACCGAGGACGACTACGACGAGGACGGCAGCCTCAAGCTGCCCCGCGCCCTGGCGCCCTATCGCCACAAGCTGTTCGGCCTGACCATCGCCCCGCCCCGCCTGGCGGCAATCCGTAGCGAGCGCCGGCCCAATAGCCGCTACTGCTCGATGGATCAGTGCATGCAGGAAGTCGCCCAGGCCGAGGGGCTCTACCGCCAGATGCACATCCCCTACATCGACACCACCCGCTTCTCGATCGAGGAGATCTCGACACGCATGATCGCCGAGGCCGGGCTGCACCGCCGCTTCAGCCCGCGCTGA
- the ppsA gene encoding phosphoenolpyruvate synthase, whose product MNEYIEWFDQLGMNDVERVGGKNASLGEMISNLANAGVSVPGGFATTAHAYREFLAHDGLNERINDALTRLDVDDVEALAKTGAEIRQWVIDTPLPPAFEAALAEAYEVMVARHPSLKVAVRSSATAEDLPDASFAGQQETFLNIEGFANIKRAVHEVFASLFNDRAISYRVHRGYAHENVALSAGIQKMVRSETGASGVMFTLDTESGFRDAVFVTASWGLGETVVQGAVNPDEFYVHKPTLEAGRPAVLRRSLGSKLIKMIYTEDASAGKSVETVDVPLRDRGRFCINDEQVTELARQAMIIEGHYQRPMDIEWALDGDDGRVYIVQARPETVVSQTEGGKLERFHLREKGRNLIAGRAIGQRIGSGEVKVIMTPDEMGKINEGDVLVTDMTDPDWEPIMKRASAVVTNRGGRTCHAAIIARELGIPAVVGSGDATSVLRDGQEVTVSCAEGDTGHVYEGLLDFECKTTSVDSMPELPFKIMMNVGNPDRAFNFAALPNAGVGLARLEFIINRMIGVHPKALLDFDTLPAELQQTIELRTAGYDDPVSFYVDKLVEGISTLAAAFYPQRVIVRLSDFKSNEYENLIGGKHYEPGEENPMLGFRGAARYLSESFRPCFDLECQALKRVRDVMGFDNVEIMVPFVRTPDEARGVVELLAENGLKRGENGLKVIMMCELPANALLADEFLEYFDGFSIGSNDLTQLTLGLDRDSGVIAHLFDERNPAVLKLLSMAIQACKAQGKYVGICGQGPSDHPDLAKWLMEQGIDSVSLNPDAVLETWFMLAGETIG is encoded by the coding sequence GTGAACGAGTACATCGAGTGGTTCGACCAGCTCGGCATGAATGACGTCGAGCGCGTGGGCGGCAAGAACGCCTCCCTCGGCGAGATGATCTCCAACCTGGCCAACGCAGGGGTCAGCGTGCCCGGCGGCTTCGCCACCACCGCTCATGCCTATCGCGAATTCCTCGCTCACGACGGCCTCAATGAGCGCATCAACGACGCCCTCACGCGTCTCGACGTGGATGATGTCGAGGCCCTGGCCAAGACCGGCGCCGAGATTCGCCAGTGGGTGATCGACACTCCGCTGCCGCCGGCCTTCGAGGCCGCCCTGGCCGAGGCCTACGAGGTCATGGTGGCCCGTCATCCCAGCCTCAAGGTGGCGGTGAGAAGCTCCGCCACCGCCGAGGACCTGCCGGATGCCTCCTTCGCCGGCCAGCAGGAGACCTTCCTCAACATCGAGGGCTTCGCCAACATCAAGCGTGCCGTGCACGAGGTCTTCGCCTCGCTGTTCAACGACCGGGCGATCTCCTACCGGGTACACCGCGGCTACGCCCACGAGAATGTGGCGCTGTCCGCCGGCATCCAGAAGATGGTGCGCTCCGAAACCGGCGCCTCCGGCGTGATGTTCACCCTGGACACCGAATCCGGCTTCCGCGATGCGGTCTTCGTCACCGCCTCCTGGGGCCTCGGCGAGACGGTGGTGCAGGGCGCGGTCAACCCCGACGAATTCTACGTTCACAAGCCGACCCTGGAGGCCGGTCGACCCGCGGTGCTGCGCAGAAGCCTGGGCTCCAAGCTGATCAAGATGATCTATACCGAGGACGCCAGCGCCGGCAAGTCGGTGGAGACCGTGGACGTACCGCTCAGGGATCGCGGCCGCTTCTGCATCAATGACGAGCAGGTCACCGAGCTTGCACGTCAGGCGATGATCATCGAGGGCCACTACCAGCGCCCGATGGACATCGAGTGGGCCCTGGATGGCGACGACGGCCGGGTCTACATCGTCCAGGCCCGCCCCGAGACGGTGGTCTCCCAGACCGAGGGCGGCAAGCTCGAGCGCTTCCATCTGCGCGAGAAGGGCCGCAACCTGATCGCCGGTCGTGCCATCGGCCAGCGCATCGGCAGCGGCGAGGTCAAGGTGATCATGACCCCGGACGAGATGGGCAAGATCAACGAGGGCGACGTCCTGGTCACCGACATGACCGACCCGGACTGGGAGCCGATCATGAAGCGTGCCTCGGCGGTGGTCACCAACCGCGGCGGACGCACCTGCCATGCGGCGATCATCGCTCGCGAGCTGGGCATCCCGGCGGTGGTCGGTTCCGGCGATGCCACCAGCGTGCTGCGCGACGGCCAGGAGGTCACGGTGTCCTGCGCCGAGGGCGACACCGGTCACGTCTACGAGGGGCTCCTGGACTTCGAGTGCAAGACCACCAGCGTCGACAGCATGCCCGAGCTGCCGTTCAAGATCATGATGAACGTCGGCAACCCGGATCGTGCCTTCAACTTCGCCGCCCTGCCCAACGCCGGCGTCGGCTTGGCGCGCCTCGAGTTCATCATCAATCGCATGATCGGCGTGCACCCCAAGGCGCTGCTGGACTTCGATACCCTGCCGGCGGAGCTGCAGCAGACCATCGAGCTGCGCACCGCGGGCTACGACGACCCGGTCAGCTTCTACGTCGATAAGCTGGTCGAGGGCATCTCGACCCTGGCCGCCGCCTTCTACCCGCAGCGGGTCATCGTGCGCCTGTCGGACTTCAAGTCCAACGAGTACGAGAACCTGATCGGCGGCAAGCACTACGAGCCAGGCGAAGAGAACCCGATGCTCGGCTTCCGCGGCGCGGCGCGCTACCTGTCGGAATCCTTCCGTCCCTGTTTCGATCTGGAGTGCCAGGCGCTCAAGCGGGTGCGCGACGTGATGGGCTTCGACAACGTCGAGATCATGGTGCCCTTCGTGCGTACGCCTGACGAGGCCCGTGGGGTAGTCGAGCTGCTGGCCGAGAACGGCCTCAAGCGCGGCGAGAATGGCCTCAAGGTGATCATGATGTGCGAGCTGCCGGCCAATGCGCTGCTCGCCGATGAGTTCCTCGAGTACTTCGACGGCTTCTCGATCGGTTCCAACGATCTCACCCAGCTGACCCTGGGGCTGGATCGCGACTCCGGCGTGATCGCTCATCTGTTCGACGAGCGCAACCCGGCGGTGCTCAAGCTGTTGTCGATGGCCATCCAGGCCTGCAAGGCCCAGGGCAAGTACGTGGGCATCTGCGGCCAGGGGCCCTCGGATCATCCGGATCTCGCCAAGTGGCTGATGGAGCAGGGCATAGACTCGGTGTCCCTGAACCCGGACGCGGTTCTCGAGACCTGGTTCATGCTGGCCGGGGAAACCATCGGTTAA
- a CDS encoding (2Fe-2S)-binding protein translates to MASFTLNGKPVSVEVSPQTPLLWVLRDHLGMTGTKFGCGIAQCGACTVHLNGSAARTCVLPVSAAEGADVVTIEGLSENDDHPLQQAWREHQVPQCGYCQSGQIMQAADFLSRNPDPSDEEVTQAMAGNLCRCMAYVRIHRAVKRAAEIGQASQASTAGVGHFDPTREEVTHGQV, encoded by the coding sequence TTGGCCAGTTTTACCCTGAACGGCAAGCCGGTCAGCGTCGAGGTGTCCCCGCAGACTCCACTGCTGTGGGTGCTGCGGGATCACCTTGGCATGACCGGCACCAAGTTTGGCTGTGGCATCGCCCAGTGTGGCGCCTGCACCGTCCATCTTAATGGCTCCGCCGCCCGCACCTGCGTGCTGCCGGTCTCCGCCGCCGAAGGTGCCGACGTGGTCACCATCGAGGGGCTGTCGGAGAATGACGATCACCCGCTGCAGCAGGCCTGGCGCGAGCATCAGGTGCCACAGTGCGGCTACTGCCAGTCGGGCCAGATCATGCAGGCGGCGGATTTCCTGAGCCGCAACCCTGACCCCAGCGATGAGGAGGTCACTCAGGCCATGGCCGGCAACCTGTGCCGCTGCATGGCCTATGTGCGCATTCATCGGGCGGTCAAGCGCGCCGCCGAGATCGGCCAGGCTAGCCAGGCGTCCACCGCCGGCGTCGGCCACTTCGACCCGACCCGCGAGGAGGTGACCCATGGCCAGGTTTGA
- a CDS encoding molybdopterin cofactor-binding domain-containing protein → MARFEDQLAAVEANGSDAQGITRRGFLIGTMAGSAMLAFGLSGVASAASGGSASESLAAGRYEPTIWYAIAPDGTVTVHITKAEMGQHVATSLARLVAEELEADWSSIEVVYVDSDPKWGYMVTGGSWSVHHSYLPLSRAGAAGRIALIEAGAKLLGVDPADCHARQGQVISGDRAIGYGEIVSQAGLERTFTEEELKQITLKPVGERRVLGTKGGALDVPAKVNGEAIYGIDVTVDKMLYARPVLPPTRFGSRPTSVDDSAARQIEGYRQTIALDDPSGVCQGWLAVIADDYSAAMRATDALKVEWQRGDSFEITEADIQAQGQALVEAPSRDNGSLFVDIGDAPSALEGASQVVESTYTTSSVLHFQLEPVNATVVEEDGHWHIHCGNQQQSLAVPMLAKALEVDASKITLHQYYLGGGFGRRLYGDYTIPAALAAKALGRPVKMLFTRPDDTRLDCVRSPSVQRMRSGLDGNGKVVASEHAAAAGWPSAAMAPAFLAEPVENGGKVDSFAISGADHWYDVGAQRVWAQQNHKAHEVFVPGYLRSVGPGWTTWAVEQHIDELALAAGEDPARFRLDLLKAEGRNSGQAPHSVGGAERLKAVLERAMAKADWDSRDSLPEDVGMGVALTFGQERNMPTWVACIARVKVDRGDGSVKVERLTTVADAGTLAHPDGAMAQLEGSLLWGLSMALHEGTEYQKGKPKALNLGAYTPLRMHQVPELDLEFVDSDAMPVGLGEPGTTVVAPAVANAIQHAVGVRLRDMPMRAEALKAAL, encoded by the coding sequence ATGGCCAGGTTTGAGGATCAGCTGGCGGCCGTCGAGGCCAACGGCAGCGACGCTCAGGGCATCACGCGTCGCGGCTTTTTGATCGGCACCATGGCCGGCTCGGCGATGCTAGCCTTCGGCCTGTCCGGTGTTGCCAGTGCCGCAAGCGGCGGCTCCGCCAGCGAGTCGCTGGCTGCCGGGCGTTATGAGCCGACGATCTGGTATGCCATCGCCCCGGACGGCACCGTGACCGTGCATATCACCAAGGCCGAGATGGGCCAGCATGTCGCCACCAGCCTGGCACGCCTGGTCGCCGAGGAGCTCGAGGCGGACTGGTCCTCCATCGAGGTGGTCTACGTCGATAGTGATCCGAAGTGGGGTTACATGGTCACCGGCGGCAGCTGGTCGGTGCACCACAGCTACCTGCCGCTGTCCCGGGCCGGTGCGGCCGGCCGTATCGCCCTGATCGAGGCCGGCGCCAAGCTGCTGGGCGTCGATCCGGCCGACTGTCATGCCCGTCAGGGCCAGGTCATCAGCGGTGACCGGGCGATCGGCTATGGCGAGATCGTGTCTCAAGCAGGGCTCGAGCGCACCTTCACCGAGGAAGAGCTTAAGCAGATCACCCTGAAGCCGGTCGGTGAGCGCCGGGTGCTGGGCACCAAGGGCGGCGCCCTGGACGTGCCGGCCAAGGTCAACGGCGAGGCGATCTACGGCATCGATGTCACCGTCGACAAGATGCTCTATGCCCGCCCGGTCCTGCCGCCGACCCGTTTCGGCTCCCGGCCGACCTCGGTGGACGACAGCGCCGCCCGGCAGATCGAGGGCTATCGCCAGACCATTGCCCTCGATGACCCCTCCGGCGTCTGCCAGGGCTGGCTCGCCGTGATCGCCGATGATTACTCCGCGGCGATGCGCGCGACCGATGCCCTCAAGGTCGAGTGGCAGCGCGGCGATAGCTTCGAGATCACCGAGGCCGACATCCAGGCGCAGGGCCAGGCCCTGGTCGAGGCGCCGAGCCGCGACAATGGCTCGCTGTTCGTCGATATCGGTGATGCCCCCTCGGCTCTCGAGGGCGCCAGCCAGGTGGTCGAGTCCACCTACACCACCTCGAGCGTGCTGCACTTCCAGCTCGAGCCGGTCAACGCCACCGTGGTCGAGGAAGACGGCCACTGGCACATCCACTGCGGCAACCAGCAGCAGTCGCTGGCGGTGCCGATGCTGGCCAAGGCCCTCGAGGTCGATGCCAGCAAGATCACCCTGCATCAGTACTACCTGGGCGGCGGCTTCGGGCGGCGCCTCTACGGCGACTACACCATTCCGGCGGCCCTGGCGGCCAAGGCTCTGGGGCGCCCGGTGAAGATGTTGTTCACTCGCCCCGACGATACGCGGCTTGACTGCGTGCGCTCGCCCTCGGTGCAGCGAATGCGCTCGGGGCTCGACGGCAACGGCAAGGTGGTGGCCTCCGAGCATGCCGCCGCCGCCGGCTGGCCCTCAGCCGCCATGGCGCCGGCCTTCCTCGCCGAGCCGGTCGAGAACGGCGGCAAGGTCGATTCCTTCGCCATCAGCGGGGCCGATCACTGGTACGACGTGGGCGCCCAGCGCGTCTGGGCCCAGCAGAACCACAAGGCGCATGAGGTCTTCGTGCCGGGTTACCTGCGCTCGGTGGGACCGGGCTGGACCACCTGGGCCGTGGAGCAGCATATCGACGAGCTGGCGCTGGCCGCCGGCGAGGATCCGGCACGTTTCCGGCTCGACCTGCTCAAGGCCGAGGGCCGCAATTCGGGCCAGGCGCCGCACAGCGTTGGCGGTGCCGAGCGCCTCAAGGCCGTGCTCGAGCGGGCCATGGCCAAGGCCGACTGGGACAGCCGCGATAGCCTGCCCGAGGACGTGGGCATGGGCGTGGCCCTGACCTTCGGTCAGGAGCGCAACATGCCGACCTGGGTCGCCTGTATCGCCCGGGTCAAGGTCGATCGCGGCGATGGGTCGGTCAAGGTGGAGCGGCTGACCACGGTGGCCGATGCGGGCACCCTGGCGCATCCCGACGGCGCCATGGCGCAGCTCGAGGGTTCTCTGTTGTGGGGGCTCTCGATGGCCCTGCACGAGGGCACCGAGTACCAGAAGGGCAAGCCCAAGGCGCTTAACCTGGGGGCCTACACGCCGCTGCGCATGCACCAGGTGCCGGAGCTGGATCTCGAGTTCGTCGACAGCGATGCCATGCCGGTGGGGCTGGGGGAGCCGGGCACCACGGTAGTGGCGCCCGCCGTCGCCAATGCCATCCAGCATGCGGTCGGCGTTCGCCTGCGCGACATGCCGATGCGCGCCGAGGCGCTCAAGGCCGCCCTCTAG